A stretch of DNA from Thalassococcus arenae:
CAAGAAACGTCCCGAGGTGCATGCCACGCCGCTGCCGGTCTGGGAACGCGCCGCGCAATCGGGTGGGCTGAAGCGCAAGAAGAAGAAAAAGCGAAAGAGTCTGGCCAAGCGGTTCTTCGACGAGGCCTTTGACGCGCTGGAAGACATCTTCGACTGACGCGCCTGTGGCCGCGGCCGGTTCGCGTATTTTTCAAAGAGAAGAAGACGCGGGGTTTTTCCCCGAGGCTCTGGCCATTCCGGCGGGCGTGGATTATCTGCGGGCGCAGAGAGGTGCGCCATGACAGCCTTTGAAAAACCCGGCCCCGTGGAAGAGAACTGGCGGGATGCGATTTCCTCGGTCGAGGAGATCATCGAGGACGCGCGCAACGGGCGCATGTTCATCCTTGTCGACCACGAGGACCGCGAGAACGAGGGCGATCTGGTGATCCCCGCGCAATGGGCGACGCCGGACGCGATCAACTTCATGGCGCTCTATGGCCGCGGCCTGATCTGCCTGGCGATGACTTCAGACCGGATCGACCAGCTGGGTCTGCAGCTGATGTCGACGCAGAATTCCTCGCGTCACGAGACCGCGTTCACCGTGTCGATCGAGGCGCGCGAGGGCGTGACCACCGGCATTTCCGCCGCCGACCGGGCGCGCACCATTGCCGTGGCGATCGACGCGTCCAAGGGCGCGGCCGATATCGCGACGCCGGGCCACGTGTTCCCGCTGCGCGCGCGCAATGGCGGGGTGCTGGTGCGCGCCGGCCATACAGAGGCCGCGGTCGATGTCGCGCGGCTGGCCGGGCTGAACCCGGCCGGCGTGATCTGCGAGATCATGAACGAGGATGGCACCATGTCGCGGCTGCCGGAACTGGTGGCCTTTGCCCAGCGGCACGGCATCAAGATCGGCACGATTTCCGACCTGATCGCCTATCGCCGCCGCAACGACAACCTGGTGCGGGTGCGCTCGGAGCAGACCATCACCTCGGAATTCGGTGGCGACTGGGCGATGCGCATCTACACCGACGAGACCCATGGCGACGAACATATCGTGCTGACCAAGGGCGACGTGTCGGGCGATGATCCGGTGCTGGTGCGGATGCATGCGATGGACCCGATGCTGGACGTGATCGGTACCGGCCCCAAGGGCCGCGCGCATGAATTCCAGCACGCGATGGAAGCCGTGGCCGCCGAGGGACGCGGCGTGGTCGTGCTGCTGCGCGACACCTCGATGAAGCTGGACGTGCATGACGAGGTCAGCCCCAAGACGCTGCGGCAATACGGGCTGGGCGCGCAGATCCTGTCGTCTCTGGGGCTGTCCAGGCTGATCCTTCTGACCAATTCGCCGACCCCCAAGGTGGTGGGGCTCGAGGCCTATGGGCTCGAGATCGTCGGCACCCGCAAGATATCGGAGCTGGGCTGATGGCCGGACATTCTGACAACGATCTGGGGCTTCCGAGCTTTGACAAGCCGGTCAAGGTGATGATCGCCATCGCGCCCTATTACACCGCCATCGCCGAGGCGCAGCTGGCCGCCGCGCGGGCGGTGCTGGACCGCGCCGGTGTCACCCATGAGACCGTCGAGGTGCCCGGCTCGCTGGAAATCCCCACCGCCATCGGCATCGCCGAGCGGTTGTCGAATTTCGACGGCTACGTGGCGCTTGGCTGCGTGATCCGCGGCGCCACCAGCCATTACGATGTCGTCGTCAACGAAAGCGCGCGGGGGATCATGCTGCTGGGGCTGCAGGGCGTCTGCATCGGCAACGGCATCATCACCGTCGAGACCCGCGACCAGGCCGAGGAACGCGCCGACGCCAAGCGGCTGAACACCGCGGGCGGCGCGGCCGAGGCGGCGCTGCACCTGATCGCGCTGGCGCGGAGATGGGGCGGGGCGCGCAAGGATGTGGGGTTCATGCCTGCGCGAGACGAATACCAGATCGCCAGCAAGGCCAAGGGGCCGGCCAAGGCATGACCCAGCTGTCCGGCAACCAGAAACGCGCGATGCGCTCGGCGGCGCGGCTTTACGCGGTGCAGGCGCTGTTCCAGATGGAACAGTCGGGCCAGGACCTGGACAAGGTGCATCGCGAATTTCTCGAATTCCGCTTTGGCGCCGAGATCGAGGAAGGGACCGAGATGATCGATGGCGATGTCGACCATTTCGGCACGCTGATGCGCGAGGCGGTCAGCCTGCAGGCGAAGATCGACCAGATGACCGACCGCGCGCTGGTGGCGAAGTGGCCCATCGCGCGCATCGACCCGACCCTGCGCGCGCTGTTCCGCGCCGCGGGCGCCGAGATGCTGGCGATGGACACGCCCCCCAAGGTCGTGATCAGCGAATTCGTCGATGTGGCGCGGGCGTTCTTTCCCGACGGCAAGGAGCCCAGCTTTGTCAACGCCGTTCTGGATCACATGGCGCGCGAGGCGAGGCCCGAGGCGTTCTGACGCGATCTTCGCGGATTTCCGCCGTGTGGGCTTGCCAATTTCCCGTCGCATCTTAACCTTGGGATATGTCTCAAGGGGAAACACCCATGCCGAAACTGATCCGTCTCTACATCCGCCAGGTGCTGATAGGCTTTGCCCTGTCGGCGGTGTTTGTGGGCCTTGTCCTGTGGTTCAACATCGCCAATCTCTGGCATCTCGTGACCCATAGCCCCGGTGGCGCGTTGGCGGTGCTGATGTTCTGGCTGTTCAACGGCATCGTCTTTGCCGGGGTGCAGTTCGGCATCGCGATCATGCGCATGGGCGGCGATGACGACCGGGACGGCGGTGGCAAGCGCGACGCAATTCCGGCCGATCCGGTGCCGGTGCCGGTCGAAGCCGGCGCGCGCACCCGTCGCGTGCTGGGACGGCGGGTCTGACGGCAACCACCGATCCGTCCTGTTCGGGCGGATTTCGGGACGGATTGGTCAGGGCGGAAAGACCACGCGGAAAGCCGGCGCGGAAACGCAGCGGCGGGAACCACACCAACCGTGGGGCAAGCGCATTCCCGAGGACCTGTTACTACAGGTGGGCGCCAGGTAACGCGGCCAGGACCGTGTCAGAGCCAGCTCCCTCGGATTTGCTTAAGGCCACCGGAATGTTGCCGTGTCACGAGAAGGGCAGAACCCGCCAGTCGCCTAGGTAGTCTCTGCCACCGGGCGCGGCAAGTCCTGCATCGCGATTCCCTGAAGATCGCCGACGAAACCGTGCCAGCCCTTGTCGAGGGCCAGGATCAGTCCGAACGCGTCGGCATCGTCCGGCAGGCCGGAGTGTTCCAGCGTGAGCCTTGTGCCGCCGGGCAGCTCGGCGAGATGCCAGTCGACCCGGGTCATCCGCCCGTTCAGCGGCCCGACCGTGAAGGTCCAGCGCAGATGCGCGACCGGGTCGGCCGAAACGACGCGACCCCAGCACATACGGTCGCCATCGCGCGCCGATCGCAGCACGAAATCGCGGCCCACCGCGAGATCGGCCTCGGCCGGGTGGAACCACTTTCCCAGCAGATCGGCCCTGGTCAGGTGATCCCAGACGACGTGCCGGGCGGCAGGCAGATGAACGGTTTTCGTGATCGTGGTCATTGGTCTGGCTCCTTTTGGGACAGGGTGGCGTGCAGCGCGTCGAGGCGATCGTCCCAGAACGTTTCGAAAAAGCCGAGCCAGTCGACAACGGGTCGCAAGGCCGCCGCGTTCAGCCGGCTGTAGGTTTCGCGCCCCTGCCGCCGCATCCGGATCAGGTCGCCGTCCTGCAGCACGGTCAGGTGCTTTTTCACCGCGGCGCGCGTCATGGCGCAATGTTCGGTGATTTCGGCGATGGTCATCTCGCGCGCCGAGAGGCGGTGCAGGATGTCGCGGCGCGTGGGGTCGGCCAAGGCACGAAAGGCGGGTTGCAGGGGTGCGGTCATTGCGCTCTCATCAAGATACCATTTGGTATCACTTAAAATGACACCAAATGGTATCGAGTCAAGCACGATATCTGCGAGGCGGAATTTCTACTGCGTTACAAAGCCATAGCGGTCGATCTCGTCCGGCAGAAGGACATAGATCTCGTCGGCCGGCGTGCTGAGCGCGTGGCTCATGACCATCGGATCGATTCCCATCGCATCGAGATAGACCATCACGTCGCCCTGGCCGCGCTGGATATCCTCGACCGCCAGAAAGGCCGGCAACAGGGTGTTTTCGCCGAAGGCGTGCTGGTGCACGCCCAATTGCGCGCCGTCCTCGACCGTGCGGTTGGTGCCGCCGGCGAACAGGTAGGGGCAGGCGGAATAGCAGAACTCGCCCGCCAGCAGCCGCGTGCCGATGCCGGCCTCGCGCAGGAACCGGCCCAGCGACAGCGCATCGCGCACCGATCCGCCCGGCGATTGCAGGATCAGCGTTTCGATCCGTGGATCGCTCTGCGCGATCAGATCCGCCAGACGCGCGGCATCGCCGTCGGCGATGGCGCCTTCCAGCCGCCAGGTGCCGTCCTGCTGCGTGAGCGTCAGGCGGTCAGGCAGGGTGCCGGGGTCGCGCAGCGGCTGCACGGGGCTGCCGTCGCGGCCCGGCGCGAAGCGGCGGCGCTGGTCGCCGGGGCGTACCGGTTCGCTGAGTCGTGGCGCGGCGGGCGACAGGCCGGGCAGGCGCGGGGTGCCGAGCGACATGTCGCCCAGCACCAGCAGCGCACCGATCCCCAGTTGGAAGATCAGCACGCCCGCCATCACGCGCGAAACCGTGCGCGCGTTCATGCCGATTTGCCGCCGATATGCGACACCGGCGGCGCGGAATCGGGTTTTTCGTCAAGTTCCGGCAACGCGGCCTGCGCCCGCTCGACGTCGCGCAAGGCCGCCAGCGCGGCCCGCAATTCCGCCAGCGTCAGCGTGTCCTCGATGGCCGCGGATTCGCGGCCCTGCCGGATCGCCGCCTGGGTGATGGCCAGGATGAAGACCAGCACTGCGGGCAACAGGTCGATGGCGATGGCGCCGGCCCAGGACGGCACGAAGTTCCCGGCATAAAGGATCACCGCGTCGGCGGCGGAAATCGGCGTGTAGGTCACATCGGTCGCCGGGGCCATGGACTGAACCACCTGCGCGGCGCGCTCCAGCGTCGCGGCGCGGCTGGCCAGCACGTCGAGCACCGAGGTGATGGTGGCGGCCTGGTCGGTGCGGCCTTCTTCGGTGCGCCCGTCGAGTTCCGGCAGCACCACCGAGGCCGACAGATCCTGCGCCGCGCGTTCCACCAGCGGCGCCACCGACAATTGCCGCAGCGACGTGATGAGGCCCTGCAGGCGCACCGCGGCTTCGGAAAACTCGACCGAGCGTGCCTCGACCGGGCCGGGTTCGACGGTCAGGGCGCGCATCCGTGACAGGATCGTGTTGCCCTCGGCAAAGGCCTGTTCGACCAGCGGGGTCTGCGCGGCGATCTGGGTTTCCAGCGCCGTCAGTTCGGCGGCTTTCTGGCGCAGCACGCGGAACACCGCGCCGCGCCCCGCCAGGCCCGACAGCCCGCCTGCGGCCTCTTGTTCGGACAAATCCTCGAAGCTCTGGCGCACCCGCGCCACGTCGCGCTGCAGCGCCTGGGCCGACAAGGCGACCTCGTGGGCGCGTTCGAGGCTGAGCTGGTAATCCTGCACGGTTCTGGCCAGGTGCTGTTCCACGGCCGCGGACCCGGCCAGAGCGGCTGCGTTCAGCCAGGACGACATGGCCACGATGGCCAGCGATCCCAGCCCCATCGATGCCAGCAGCCCGGCCCGCGCCCGCGCCGTGCGCACCGCCGGGAACAAGCGCATCAGGTAGGACCAGAAGACGAAGATGCCGACGGACACGGCGACCGAATAGGCGATCGCGGCAAAGACCGACATGGCGCCGTTTTCGTCCAGCAACGACGATACGCCGAGATAGGTGTAGATGCCCGATGCGGTGGCCAGCACGCCGAGTGCTGTGCCGGAGAAGGTGTCGAGCCAGCTCAGATGCGCCTCGAGTTCGCGGGCATGGCGCACGCCGCGCGCCTCGGCCCGCGTCAGTCCTGTTTCGTCCGCCATCGCGCTCTCCCTGTGGTCCGCCGGTCACTGTAGCACCGGATCGGCGCGGTAAAACCCGGCTTGCGTTTTGTTCACACTTTGTTCATTCTTCACCCATGCAAAGCGTCCTGCAACCCAGCCTCATGCCGGGCCAGGTTCTGGCCCGTGGCGTCTGCCGGCACCTGGCCGGGCATGGCTTTGCCGTGGTCGAGGAATTCGTGCCCGAGCGGGGCAAGCGGGTGGACGTGATGGCGCTTGGGCAAAAGGGCGAAATCTGGGTGGTGGAGTGCAAGTCCAGCCGCGCCGATTTCCAGAGCGACGGCAAGTGGGAAGGTTACCTGGACTGGTGCGACCGGTATTTCTGGGCGGTCGACCAGGATTTCCCGACCGACCTGCTGCCCGACGGCACCGGGCTAATCGTCGCCGATGGCTATGACGCCGAGATCCTGCGCATGGCGCCCGAGGTCAAGCTGGCCGGCGCGCGCCGCAATGCGCTGATCCGGCGCTTCGCCGTGCATGCGGCGCGGCGTCTGCACGGGCTGCGCGACCCGGATGCGGGGACGTTCGGGTAGGGCGGACAAATCTCTCGTGAGAGATTTGCAAATCCCTTGCGAGGGATTTGCGGGTCAGCGCCGGGGTTTGACCTTGCGCGCGGCCTGCGCGGCGGCGCGGATTTCCTCGGCGATCTCCTCGGCCTCGTCGGGTTCGAAATCCATCGGCACTTCCATTCCGTCGGCGCTGATGAACAGCCGCACCATGCCCTGGTCGGTAGGCCCGATCTGCAGGTTGGCTTCGATATCGCGTTCGGTGTTGATGCCCATCGTCTTGTCTCCGCGCCGTGTGGGCGAAGTAGCCCCGGCGGGGTTGATTTGCAAGCCGCTGCCAGGTCAGATCGGGCCATGGATGTCACGTTCAGGGATTTCGGGCCGGGCGATGCCGGTTGGCTGGTGCAACAACATGGCGACCTGTACGCGCGGGCGGAAGGGTTCGACGAGACCTTCGGCGCGCTGGTGGCCGACATCCTGCGGGATTTCGAGGCGCATCGAGACCCGGCGATGGAACGCGCCTGGATCGCGTGGCAGGGCGGCGCGCGCCTGGGCAGCATCTTTTGCGTGCGGGTGGATGCCGATACCGCCAAGCTGCGGCTTTTCCTGCTGGTGCCGCAGGTGCGCGGGTTGGGCCTGGGGCAGCGGATGCTGGAGGAATGCATGGGCTGGGCGCGGCGGCGGGACTATCGGCGGATGGTTTTGTGGACCCATGAAAGCCACCAGGCGGCCTGCGCGCTTTACCGCAAGGCGGGCTGGCGGTTGACCCGCTCCGTGCCGGTGCGGTCCTTCGGTGTCGACCTGGTGGAGCAGGCCTGGGAGGTCGATCTTTGAGCGGCTCGGGCGGCTTGGCTCTTGCAATCGGCGCGGGGCGGGTTTATCCCGCCCGCCAGTGCCGCCTTAGCTCAGTTGGTTAGAGCGCTAGATTGTGGATCTAGAGGTCCCCCGTTCGAGCCGGGGAGGCGGTACCACCCCCCCGATGTGGCTTTGATCCGACCCCGGGCTTGCGTATTTTCCAAAGAGAAGAAGAGGCGGGGCGATCCCCTGTCATCGCGTGGCGCCCGGGTGGACTGGTCGTGGATGGCGATCGGTGTCACGATCGTCGCGATCTGTCCGGCCGGTGGGGTGCCGCGTTCCGGAGCGTGAGGAGACGACATGACCCAGACCGTGCGCGTGACCATCGCGGCCGATCCGCCGCCGCGGCTGGACAAGGCGCTGGCGCGCGACGTGCCGGACGAGGCGGCGTTGTCCCGCACCCGGCTGGCACGTCTGATCGCCGAGGGCGCGGTGCGCAGCGGTGGCGCGGTGCTGAGCGATCCCAAGGCGCGTGTCGCGGAAGGCACGGTGATCGAGATCGCCGTGCCCGAAGCCGCGGCGTATGACGTGGTCGCGCAGGATATCCCGCTGGAGATCCTGTTCGAGGATGACGACCTGGTGGTGGTGAACAAACCCGCCGGCATGGTGGTGCATCCCGCACCCGGTTCTCCCGACGGCACGTTGGTCAACGCGTTGCTGCACCATTTCGGTGGGGCGCTGTCGGGCGTGGGCGGCGAACGGCGCCCCGGCATCGTGCACCGGATCGACAAGGAGACCAGCGGGCTGCTGGTGGTGGCGAAATCCGACCGGGCGCATCAGGGTCTGGCGGCGCAGTTCGAAGCGCACACGACGCGCCGTGCCTATCTGGCACTGGTGCATGGCGTGCCGGATGTGGGCGATCCGCGTCTGCGCGGGGTGCGCGGCGTGTCGGTGGAACCGGGCGGCGTGATCAAGATCACCAGCGGGCTGGCGCGGCACAGGACCGATCGGCAACGCCAGGCAGTGTATTTCGACGGGCAGGGGCGCCACGCCATCACCCGGGCGCGGGTCTTGCAGGCGTTCGGAACGCCGCCATGCCTCGCGCTGGTGGAATGCCGGCTGGAAACCGGGCGCACGCATCAGATCCGGGTGCACATGGCCCATGCCGGGCACGGGCTGGTTGGCGATCCGGTCTATGGCGGGCGCCGCAAGCTGCCACGCGGCGCGCTGAGCCCGGCGGCGGCAACGGCGGTGGACGGGTTCGGCCGCCAGGCGCTGCATGCGGCTGAACTGGGCTTTGACCACCCGGTCACCGGCGAGGCGATGCTGTTCACCTGTCCGTTGCCCAAGGACATGGCGGGCCTGCTGGCCGGGTTGGGCGGGGTCGCGCCATGAAGCGCGCATTGGTCCCGCCGGCCTTCGCGGAGACGGCGCAACGGTTGGCGATGTCGCCGGGCATCCTGTCGAACGGGCATGTCTTTCTGACCGGCGTCACGGCCAGCGGTCCGGACGGCACCATGCCCGCCGATCCCTGAACCCAGTTCGATGCCTGTTTCGACAAGATCGCCGAGGTTCTGGCCGAGGCCGGGCAGGGTCTGGAGGCCCTGGTGGACATGACCAGTTACCACGTCGGCCTGCGCGATCATTTCGAACTGTTCGACACGGTGCGCCGGAGCCGCGTTTCGGCGCCATACCCGGCCTGGACGGCGGTCGAGGTGCCTTTGCTGCGGCGGCCCGGCGCGTTGGTCGAGATCCGGGCCATCGCTGCCTTGCACAGCTGTGCATGAGCGCGCGGTGGCGTGGTTACAACGCAGCACATGCGCGTGAACGCACTGACATGTGTCTCGCACCGACGGAAAACTGCCATAACTTCGTGTCATATCATGACCGTCACGGCCTCTTGAAACCCGCGGGCGGTTGTCCTATCTGGATGTTAAGCCTCGTTACATTGGAGCGAACAGGGACATGAGCAATTATGCGAACCTACCGGCCCCGACGCCGGAAGCGGGTCTCAGCCGCTACCTGCAGGAGATCCGGAAATTCCCGCTGCTGGAGCCGGAAGAAGAATACATGCTGGCCAAACGCTGGGTCGAAGATCAGGACAGCAGCGCCGCGCACAAGCTGGTGACCAGCCACCTGCGCCTGGCCGCCAAGATCGCCATGGGCTATCGCGGCTATGGCCTGCCGCAGGCCGAGGTCATTTCCGAGGCCAATGTCGGCCTGATGCAAGCCGTCAAGCGGTTCGACCCCGAAAAGGGGTTCCGCCTGGCCACCTACGCGATGTGGTGGATCCGCGCCTCGATCCAGGAATACATCCTGCGGTCCTGGTCGCTGGTGAAACTGGGCACGACGAGTGCGCAGAAAAAGCTGTTCTTCAACCTGCGCAAGGCCAAGAACCGGATCGGTGCGCTGGAAGAGGGCGACCTGCGTCCCGAGCACGTGGAAAAGATCGCGCATGATCTGGGCGTGACCCAGGACGAGGTGATCTCGATGAACCGGCGCTTGTCGGGTGGTGATGCGTCGCTGAACGCCACCGTCGGCAGCGACGGCGAAGGCGCGATGCAATGGCAGGACTGGCTGGAAGACGAAGATGCCGACCAGGCCGCGGATTACGCCGAAAAGGACGAGCTGGAAGCGCGCCGCGCCCTGCTGGCGCAGGCCTTCGACGTGCTGAACGACCGCGAAAGGGATATCCTCACGCAGCGCCGCCTGGCCGATCAGCCGGTGACGCTCGAGGATCTCAGCGGCCAGTACGATGTCAGCCGTGAACGGATCCGCCAGATCGAGGTCCGCGCCTTCGAGAAGCTGCAGAAACGGATGCGCGAACTGGCCCGCGAACAAGGCATGCTGGTTTCGGCCTGACCGACGCCGCGACCGCGGCTGGTGCAATCGCCAAAGGGCGCCTTCGGGCGCCCTTTTTGCGTGTGGTTGACGGCCGGTCGCGACTTGGCGCTTGTTCGGCGGCACCAACCGCCTAGGTTGTGACCAACAGCGAAAAAAAGGGGTGGGTGTCATGGCGCGACATATCCGTTGGGGTATCCTGGGCGCGGCCAAGTTCGCCCGCGAATACATGGGTCCGGCGATCCATGCGGCACGCGGCGGGACGCTGGCGGCGCTGGCGACCTCCGGTTCGGCCAAGATCGCGCCTTTTGCCGCCTTCGCGCCGGGATTGCGCCACCATACCGGCTACGATGCGCTGCTCGACGATCCCGAGATCGACGCCGTCTACATCCCCTTGCCGAACCACATCCACGTGGAATGGACGAAAAAGGCGCTGGCGGCGGGCAAGGCGGTGCTGTGCGAAAAGCCCATCGCCATGAAAGCCGAAGAGATTGACGATCTGATCGCGCTGCGCGATGCCAACCGGCTGCTGGCCTCCGAGGCGTGGATGATCGCGCATCACCCGCAATGGCACCGCGTCCGCAACCTGATTTCGTCAGGCGCGATCGGCGATCTGCTGCGGGTCGACGGAAACTTCACCTTCAACAATCCCGATCCCGACAACATCCGCAACCAGGCCGGCACGGGCGGGGGCGCGTTGCGCGATATCGGCGTCTACATCCTGGGCGGTGCACGGCTGGCGACCGGCAAGGAGCCCGAACGGATCATCGCGGCGCAGATCGACTGGCAGGCGGGGATCGACGCGACCGCCCATGTGCTGGCGCAGTTTCCCGGCTTTGTCTTCAAGGGCACCGTGTCGATGCGCGCCGCGCCCTGGCAGGAAATGCAGTTTCACGGCACCGAGGGACATATCCGCATGCCGGTGCCGTTCAACGCCCAGGTCTATGGCGAGGCGCGGGTGGAGTTGCAGCGCGGCCAGCATGTCGAAACCTGGCGCTACCCGGCCGCCAACCATTACGTGCTGCAGGTCGAGGCGTTCAACGACACGCTCTTGCGTGGTGTGCCCTGGCCCCTGCCGCTGGAATTCTCGCGCGGCACGCAGGCGATGATGGACGCGGTCTACGCCGCGGCGGGCTAGGGCGGTTCATTCTGGCGACGCCACGGCGAATCGGCCAAGGCTTGCTTTTCCGCTGCGAGTGCATCAAGCTTTGCCGCAGTGCTGCATCGGGGAAGGGGAGCCCATGGCCGACACGGAAAAACCGTTGCTGATCAAGCGGTATGCCAGCCGCAGGCTCTACAACACCGAGACCAGCGACTACGTCACGCTCGAGGATATCGCGGGA
This window harbors:
- the ribB gene encoding 3,4-dihydroxy-2-butanone-4-phosphate synthase translates to MTAFEKPGPVEENWRDAISSVEEIIEDARNGRMFILVDHEDRENEGDLVIPAQWATPDAINFMALYGRGLICLAMTSDRIDQLGLQLMSTQNSSRHETAFTVSIEAREGVTTGISAADRARTIAVAIDASKGAADIATPGHVFPLRARNGGVLVRAGHTEAAVDVARLAGLNPAGVICEIMNEDGTMSRLPELVAFAQRHGIKIGTISDLIAYRRRNDNLVRVRSEQTITSEFGGDWAMRIYTDETHGDEHIVLTKGDVSGDDPVLVRMHAMDPMLDVIGTGPKGRAHEFQHAMEAVAAEGRGVVVLLRDTSMKLDVHDEVSPKTLRQYGLGAQILSSLGLSRLILLTNSPTPKVVGLEAYGLEIVGTRKISELG
- a CDS encoding 6,7-dimethyl-8-ribityllumazine synthase, producing MAGHSDNDLGLPSFDKPVKVMIAIAPYYTAIAEAQLAAARAVLDRAGVTHETVEVPGSLEIPTAIGIAERLSNFDGYVALGCVIRGATSHYDVVVNESARGIMLLGLQGVCIGNGIITVETRDQAEERADAKRLNTAGGAAEAALHLIALARRWGGARKDVGFMPARDEYQIASKAKGPAKA
- the nusB gene encoding transcription antitermination factor NusB, whose amino-acid sequence is MTQLSGNQKRAMRSAARLYAVQALFQMEQSGQDLDKVHREFLEFRFGAEIEEGTEMIDGDVDHFGTLMREAVSLQAKIDQMTDRALVAKWPIARIDPTLRALFRAAGAEMLAMDTPPKVVISEFVDVARAFFPDGKEPSFVNAVLDHMAREARPEAF
- a CDS encoding SRPBCC family protein; amino-acid sequence: MTTITKTVHLPAARHVVWDHLTRADLLGKWFHPAEADLAVGRDFVLRSARDGDRMCWGRVVSADPVAHLRWTFTVGPLNGRMTRVDWHLAELPGGTRLTLEHSGLPDDADAFGLILALDKGWHGFVGDLQGIAMQDLPRPVAETT
- a CDS encoding ArsR/SmtB family transcription factor translates to MTAPLQPAFRALADPTRRDILHRLSAREMTIAEITEHCAMTRAAVKKHLTVLQDGDLIRMRRQGRETYSRLNAAALRPVVDWLGFFETFWDDRLDALHATLSQKEPDQ
- a CDS encoding MmcB family DNA repair protein — encoded protein: MQSVLQPSLMPGQVLARGVCRHLAGHGFAVVEEFVPERGKRVDVMALGQKGEIWVVECKSSRADFQSDGKWEGYLDWCDRYFWAVDQDFPTDLLPDGTGLIVADGYDAEILRMAPEVKLAGARRNALIRRFAVHAARRLHGLRDPDAGTFG
- a CDS encoding DUF6324 family protein, coding for MGINTERDIEANLQIGPTDQGMVRLFISADGMEVPMDFEPDEAEEIAEEIRAAAQAARKVKPRR
- a CDS encoding GNAT family N-acetyltransferase, producing the protein MDVTFRDFGPGDAGWLVQQHGDLYARAEGFDETFGALVADILRDFEAHRDPAMERAWIAWQGGARLGSIFCVRVDADTAKLRLFLLVPQVRGLGLGQRMLEECMGWARRRDYRRMVLWTHESHQAACALYRKAGWRLTRSVPVRSFGVDLVEQAWEVDL
- a CDS encoding RluA family pseudouridine synthase — translated: MTQTVRVTIAADPPPRLDKALARDVPDEAALSRTRLARLIAEGAVRSGGAVLSDPKARVAEGTVIEIAVPEAAAYDVVAQDIPLEILFEDDDLVVVNKPAGMVVHPAPGSPDGTLVNALLHHFGGALSGVGGERRPGIVHRIDKETSGLLVVAKSDRAHQGLAAQFEAHTTRRAYLALVHGVPDVGDPRLRGVRGVSVEPGGVIKITSGLARHRTDRQRQAVYFDGQGRHAITRARVLQAFGTPPCLALVECRLETGRTHQIRVHMAHAGHGLVGDPVYGGRRKLPRGALSPAAATAVDGFGRQALHAAELGFDHPVTGEAMLFTCPLPKDMAGLLAGLGGVAP
- the rpoH gene encoding RNA polymerase sigma factor RpoH, encoding MSNYANLPAPTPEAGLSRYLQEIRKFPLLEPEEEYMLAKRWVEDQDSSAAHKLVTSHLRLAAKIAMGYRGYGLPQAEVISEANVGLMQAVKRFDPEKGFRLATYAMWWIRASIQEYILRSWSLVKLGTTSAQKKLFFNLRKAKNRIGALEEGDLRPEHVEKIAHDLGVTQDEVISMNRRLSGGDASLNATVGSDGEGAMQWQDWLEDEDADQAADYAEKDELEARRALLAQAFDVLNDRERDILTQRRLADQPVTLEDLSGQYDVSRERIRQIEVRAFEKLQKRMRELAREQGMLVSA
- a CDS encoding Gfo/Idh/MocA family protein, whose amino-acid sequence is MARHIRWGILGAAKFAREYMGPAIHAARGGTLAALATSGSAKIAPFAAFAPGLRHHTGYDALLDDPEIDAVYIPLPNHIHVEWTKKALAAGKAVLCEKPIAMKAEEIDDLIALRDANRLLASEAWMIAHHPQWHRVRNLISSGAIGDLLRVDGNFTFNNPDPDNIRNQAGTGGGALRDIGVYILGGARLATGKEPERIIAAQIDWQAGIDATAHVLAQFPGFVFKGTVSMRAAPWQEMQFHGTEGHIRMPVPFNAQVYGEARVELQRGQHVETWRYPAANHYVLQVEAFNDTLLRGVPWPLPLEFSRGTQAMMDAVYAAAG